The following is a genomic window from Acuticoccus sediminis.
GAAACGCTCCTGCTGCACCAGGACATTATCATCATTCCGGCCGAACCGTCCGACGCCGAGAATGCGCCGGATTTCCGCGTCCACGTCTTCGATGGGATGACGAACCAACCACGAGCCGAGCTCGGCGCGGGCTGGAAGCGCACCGGCGAGAAGGCCGGCGAGTACGTCGCGCTGCAGCTCGACGATCCATGCTTTCCGCAGCCGATCCGCGCCAACCTCTCCCAGTCGGCCGACGACAAATCGACCTGGGGCCTGCACTGGAACCGTCCGCCCAAGCGCGGCGAGCGGGACTGAGCGATGCCGGCCCGCCGCATTCGCGCTGCCGCCGGACGGTTCATCACCGTCCGGCATGCAGCCCTCCTTCTCCTTTCCGGCCTGGCTCTCGCGATGCCGCTCGCCGCCCGCGCCCAGACGCAGGATGCACCGGCCGGACGCACAACTGCCGCCGATCCCTATGCGAGCCACATCGCAGAGGCGGCGCGGCGGTTCGGCATTCCCGAAGCGTGGATTCGTGCCGTCATGCGCGTTGAAAGCGCAGGCGATGTGCGCGCGATCTCATCCGCCGGCGCCATGGGCCTGATGCAGATCATGCCCGCGACCTGGTCGGAGCTGCGCACCCGACACGGTCTTGGCAATGATCCCTATGACCCCCGCGACAACATCCTGGCAGGCGCTGCCTATCTGCGCGAGATGCACGACCGCTACGGCTCGCCGGGGTTTCTGGCGGCCTACAATGCCGGTCCTGGCCGTTATGAGGAATTTCGCGCGACCGGCCGCCCGTTGCCGGC
Proteins encoded in this region:
- a CDS encoding DUF736 domain-containing protein, with protein sequence MSLIGQFTRDDGGFIGHLETLLLHQDIIIIPAEPSDAENAPDFRVHVFDGMTNQPRAELGAGWKRTGEKAGEYVALQLDDPCFPQPIRANLSQSADDKSTWGLHWNRPPKRGERD
- a CDS encoding lytic transglycosylase domain-containing protein; the encoded protein is MPARRIRAAAGRFITVRHAALLLLSGLALAMPLAARAQTQDAPAGRTTAADPYASHIAEAARRFGIPEAWIRAVMRVESAGDVRAISSAGAMGLMQIMPATWSELRTRHGLGNDPYDPRDNILAGAAYLREMHDRYGSPGFLAAYNAGPGRYEEFRATGRPLPAETRAYVAALAPTIGGGDFAAPVTVATADPLAWTRAPLFIVQAASSAAEDRRPRDDAPAAPSSQPAQRDFAPADPQTSGLFAIRTASAGPQ